GtcaaaaattagtttttattagaaataatacGTGTTACAAGAATTGTAGATTTAAAGCAGACGTTTaatgttttcgtttttttatatatgtataaaaataattaaaaataaattatttgtaatatcaattattctaatataactgtaaatatataataacttacaatttatataaaaaaaaaacaatatacctCTACTTAGAGCTAACTAAAAAACATGCGTAAATTTGACGCATGACTATCTTTCCCGTACTACTCAATATGATTATCTTTCTAGGGTTAAAGAACATAAGCTTTAGAAGATTTAAGGATATATTTTAGATATGTTTTTTAGTAAGATGTATATCAATTGAAACTACTCACATTCAGTACTCCAATCGGCGTCACAATTCTGCCACGGCAGCTGATAAAAGATGCTTACAAAGGAGACGTATATATAATAGAAAGTCCAGGCTATGATGATATTGTAGTACAACATTACTATGGACGAAACTATAACCATTCCGTAGCCAAGGCCACGGAACAATGGACAAAATCTATTATACACTGCGACAGGACCCAGCGCTGCATACTGGCCGAAAGATAACTCCATGAACATGAGCGGCAAACCAGCAATTATAAGCATCACCGTGAAGGGGATGAGAAATGCACCTTAAACAAAAACGAATAAAGTAATGtattataggtctaccagaatctgatggcatatttatatttaagaaataaaagattttcatgtggcaacttatttgacaactatcaaattagttgtcaaattatttgtctttttttcagttgatgaataatttttaggattttgtctaaaaaaatcttcgaaaatgtcgaaaaagccgctgcgatcacaagcaagaggtgttgtatataatgtgtatagaaaaacattcgatgaagaagggtcaaacacatcacaattttcaattttgaagattttattggaaaattggacttacccgttttgatactttaaattaaaaaatattataagtaggtaactataatattgtttgttgattagaatataattttataaaaacttattacaggaatttccaatacggctattcatcaagtccaagctgtccaagtcaattttataatgtgtgtatctgttaatagttacaaaaataaacatattttcattttatttttattttattttataaaaaattataagcagttttgatctatattatcattataatatcgatattttcacatgacATACTGGttatgaatatacaaatataggtatgtgtaaataataatatgtattacctgtataaaagttatatgtgtaattgtatattatacatgtaagtatgtacctacataatattaagtggatatctcattattaagtacagtattgtccacttatgtaatgtgactaatgatattgaggacaaaataaaaaataagcagtatcaagatcgttcagtccattttccctagagttgcacactcaaaattttgatttccctaattgccatcagattctggtttacctatatttaagaGTTAACGCGATGTTAGTTATAccagttaataaatattaacccTTAATTTGGTATAGTCCGGTGTGACGGacacttatttaaaataaatcctgtcaagtttttatttcatgttcaTCGATTTTTAATcgattaaatgtttatttataccataaacaaataataaaaaattaagcaatgATTGTGACAACATTTCATACGTCAGTTGGGACGCAAAATGTTTGCTAAAAGGCGGCCACCTGTTTTCCTCaaggtatttataattatttttcttattttttgtcgAAAAAcgaattgaattttatatttatttattagatcaTAAACATATCaatcattatttacaaaaacatacacactttattacatttttatggtGTTTATTTGTAACCGAAATGTTTTGTCCGTCACAGCGGACATTGCTAATTGTATAGAAAAGTACCACTTTATTACTATGTCCGCTGCGGCGGACACCGtcaaaatgtgtgtgtgtgagtttggatttttttttcattgccAAAAGCCTAATCGCGCAAGTACAATTATTGATTTAGTGCCGAATGAATATACACCTTCCCATGCTAGCGAAATATCAGATTCGGAAACTCAATTGCATGAAGCACGTACTAATTCTTCCACCCCCCTGTTTCCTCCTGCACCATCTTCCCTTGCTAACGTAACAATAGATACATCCGTCGATGAAGAATTACACTCCGAAGATTCTGATAGACCTGCTGATGACCAGATTCTTCCGTGCGTGAAATTGGCGAgtccatttttgaaaatgttcaGTCCCTATCTGCTATTCCTTGATTGCTTGCAACGCCTATAACACCAATAGCTTCTTGATTAGCACCCCGAAAAATAAGATCTAGGAAACCACCTACACTCAAAGCCAAAAgaccaaaaaaacaaaaaaattcagCTGACTTACAATTATTGGAGAGTAACTCAATTCCGTCACCAAGCGACAATAGAAGAAGGTGAGGAGGATGATTACATAGACATGCCAGAAGATGATTCACCTTTGAGTTTCCTTCACCTTTTTTTCTCTAGATATTTTACTAGTATCGTAGAGCAGACAAACTTATATTCAGTTAAAAAAACCGGCAAGTCAATTCAACTAACAGAGGAAGAATTTagagacttttttttaaatttttatacaaaataaacttgatttgtttttttttttaatttcatataaaataaactgtacTTCGGTATCAAATAGtactaaaattttcatttctgtatttttctttagtaaaaaaacataaaaatagctgtggtttttattttccgTAATTTGGCAGTGTCCGCTGTGACGGACACAGGTTTTCCCAGCAGTGGGCTAtggtagattttttttttcatttttcgagAACTTTATGACATACTCCTAAAACCACAAAATTGtcaaattcatatattttgaatatttttatcggTGCCAAATTAAGGGTTAATctctacataatacataaataatagtcATAAATAtctctacatattatacacaGTGTGCTAATTTGTTCCAgttaaaattgaaacaaagtattaagtaggtatataataatattgatatgtTTCTTACATcactattatgtattatatttaattatattaataaacattaattttatcactGGAAATAATTAGAACCGCGGAGATAAACGCTGCCTCGTTAGAGCCTATTAGATAACCGCCAACACGTAAGTATAATTTTTCACATCAAGTTGTagagataataattaagactTACGTAGTCACCAcggaataatttataatattttatacttttatgtaGGTACGGCCAAAATTTCGGAATGAAGGCTTTTCATATAAAGTAATCTAAGTGcgataaacattaaaatatatttatacctaaaaGTGAGtttttgtctgtatatttgtGTTTCTGTGTTGAAATGAATGATGAATAATGAAATACCtacatttgtttaaaattaatagtaaatattatttaattacgtatatgtgaataaaaatagcaataaataaacaattttcgtAAAGCACCGTGGATATTAGAAATTAATAGAGATGAGActgtttaaaaatgaatacgtTAAATATTCTTACATACAAAGCGGTTAGATCTCGCATGTTTATGAAAAGAATTTTCATACGAATGAAACACAAACCGACGATTAAGTAAAGTGCTTTGCACTACGATAGAATCttgttttttgttgaaaacattttcttaAACACGGCATTTCACTTTTGAATACAATAAAGTAGGTACGTGAAAGAAGAATTTTTCATGTTCTGTAAAATCGTAGAGTATTGTATTCGTAATCACTGATTACAATGTTGTTTTATCTCTATAAAAAGGAATAAGAAATTAAGAGCATTGTTgtcaataaattgtataatgtaaatatttatttatatatgtaggtattctaACTTTTTAAATCAGGAATAGttacctaaattaaaattacagaaATTAAATGATATCAGAAAGGAAACAGCTTTTAAATGTAGAGCgttaatagaaataatatcttaCCTCCTCCATTATTATAGCAGAGATATGGGAACCTCCATACATTTCCTAATCCCACGCTATATCCCAATAATGATAGAAGGAAATCAAATCGACCCGTCCAATTGCCTCGCTCAGGTTCTGTCTCTTCTTGGTTTTGCTCTTCTTTTTTTAACATCACTTCACTGCActgttgaatttaaaatttaaataggaTTCACTAGGTCTTTGGGAATTCTTTGGAAAATCGATATTTGATAAATCGAGATagataggtagtaggtactctattttaaatgtattaaagaaatagccCAATAGGTGAgcgttttaaataaattacaagttcaaaatattaaaataaatggacGTAATACAATCAgcaatcataaaaatatttatttctcaaatAAGGTTGCGCTTGTTGAGTTTTCAGACAAATTTCGAAACTGTATGGAATAGAATgggatttatatattttttattcaatcatTGAACCTACCTCAACGTTTACCCAAAGTACCTACACAAATTACATAACATACTCACGTCGGAGTGCGTATTATCCATTTCTGATTTATTTTTCGTCAATGTAGAGATAGATGTTTTAGAACGTTTCCTTGATTCCATGTTATTATTCCAATAtagttttcaaattattatacatgttTTGCATGTTATCGGAAAACACTTGAGCGCTGAACACACTGAAACCGCCGATCGCCTCGCGAGTCGCACCACATAACACTGCTGTATGGGATCAGGTAAAAACGATCGTGAATGGGATAATAGATATCATGATCGTGTGAAGGATTATAATGATcgaatgttttaatataataggaACTAAAATCTCACGTATTAAAcgtacattaaattaaaaaatacgaaacgGAGGAACGCGCAGATGTCAAGTTTCGCATCGACCGAACTCTGAATGAACATCTAGGTCAATATCAAGCCTCCTCCTCTGCCGCGCACCCTCCAGCTGCCCTGTCATGGACCGTCACTCCGGCCTTCCAGACAAAAATCACATGGAAAATATGCTCTCGTGAGGCTCGCATTCAAATACAAtcttcattgttatttttcacTTGAGTAATTTGTTCTTTTATGTGCACTATAATgacgtaggtacttaaataattaattaatcgattttcatgaaattaaacatcttgaaattttactttattgtagcaattaattaaaatgtaattgtgATATTACCTACTTGGcacttaattaatattatagttagttaggtacctctattataaattataatctacaTGTCCTCCTTTTAAAAACTCACTTGTGGTAATACACCAAACTcaaataggtactttttacCGATAAGagatatataggtacttattcaaaattaaaaatcaataatcatTGAAGctgttttgaataaaaaaactcCAATCTAAGATCTCAAGGTTATTTCCCGCATAAATTAGATTTGCAAATTGCAAGATCCATATCTAGGGGCGCGGGCAAAGTGGGTGATGTTAGTATGGTAGGTCGCTAAAATGGAGCGGTATTGATTGCAGCGACGTGCGCGGCTCCTTGCTTCATAGATCGTACACATCTGACCCGTGAACCCTATTGTTACATCTACTGACCTCATGACACGCCATGCCACATGTTCACATTActgtgtaatattatttaggtatagCTTGATTAACATAAAAGTCTGGTCAAGTGTATTTCAATAAGTTAGCAATGttctacaaaaagaaaataaatactaagtaGCTTTACTAGCTTCAGAAAGGTTTAAGTCATTGAAAATTCCGTTTTAGTGTGAAAACTTAAGATAGGTATAAATTTCAGATTTGCCTAAGATACttgctgtgccccgcggtttcacccgcattgctatCAGCTACCTAGCATAAAGCATAGCAAAATAGGGGCACGATAAGACTTCTATTGGGACAATCTTTAACgtataatttctttaaaataatactgaaaCACGAATCGtgagattaaaaaaatctaaataatttattaagaatttttaGAATTAGGTAACTACAACTAGGTAGGCTACGtactacaatttattatttctacaaACCGTTAAATCATAACAACTcgtttaaaatagataatagatatacctaagtacctattaGTCCATTGAATAAAAAGTTCTAGAGTGCATGAGTTAGTAACGTAAGATGTTTCTTCGGAAACACGTCAAGAGTCCCtaggtaataaacatactaaaaccCCGGGACACTAGGAGGAGCCCCGGAGTGGGGGGAGGAGGGAAAAGGTccatttttatcatttttcgcTTAAATCTCAAAAACGGTACATGTTAGAGAAAAACTTTAAAGGAAAAGTTGAAAggccataaaattatctacaagTTGTACCTAAATCATTTTGACCTATATCCTACCGTTTCTGAGTTACAcgcagtaaaaaataattttggcTCAAACAATTTCCCCATacgattaaaaaatatttttttcttccaaaaaaactcaaatgtgcaacttgtgaccggtattgataggtaaaataaacacattcctccatggaagcctttaggaggaatcgattgtcaaaatattatattagggtagtttgagttactgaacttgatctttttatttttttcttccataaaactcaaaagtgcaacttgtgaccggtaCAAATAGATTGCTCATAATTAGGTGTATCATAGATAAAAATACCACATTCCACCACGGAGGCCTTTACGgggaattgaattttattagggTAGTTACGAtacttgaattttttttttcttccaaaaaactcaaatgtgcaacttgtgaccggtaCTGATAGATTGCTCTTAATAAGGTCTAtaattggtaaaataaacacattcctccaTAGAAGCCTTTAGGAGGAAtcgattgtcaaaatattatatgtattagaGTAGTTTGAGTTACTTAActtgatctttttattttttttcttccaaaaaactcaaatgtgcaacttgtgaccggtattgatagattgctcttaattaggtctgtaattggtaaaataaacacattcctccatggaagcctttaggaggaatcgattgtcaaaatattatataagggtagtttgagttactgaacttgatctttttatttttttcttccaaaaaactcaaaagtgcaacttgtgaccggtaCAGATGGATTGCTCATAATTAGGTCtatcattgataaaaaaaacagattCCACCATGGAGGCGTTTAGgaggtataattaataaaattcaaattttattagggTAGTTAGGTAAAATAGTTTTCGAATTTTTCACATTTCATGGGATGTAGCTCGAAAACGGCTgcgaatagaaaaaattgatgtaggtacaatttgtagataattttatggccTTTCAACTTTTCCTTTAAAGTTTTTCTCTAACATGTACCATTTTTGAGATTTAAgcgaaaaatgataaaaatggATCTTttcccccctccccccactcCGGGGCTCCTCCTAGTGTCCCGGggttttagtatgtttattaacTAGGGACTCTTGACATGTTTCCGAAGAAACATCTTACGTTACTAACTCACGCACTCTAGATACCCCTTGGAGGGACTCATTCAATGGACTATATGTAGTAAAACTCAACAATCTTTATCGCTCGTTTTAGATCGGTTCTTTCTGTTGTAACGAAATTCTGAAATGCTCTCCATTCTATCGTAGGAGTTATCAAGGCCATtagttatttcaaattttaattatgagTGAAAAGTCTATATTGGGAAATTTAGACttaggtattaaatattattagggACATAATTACACCTCCGAAGAAagattaatgaaattaataatcgcACCATTTCATAATGatacttcaaaaaaatcattGTTGTTACAACTTTATCTCGTCACAATATTCTATTGATatactgttatttttttttattagtattatctcttgtttcattttacgcacgtattttacataaagaaattttaagACTTTTATCAGGCATACCACAAGCCCatacaaaaatgaaatgtaCAGAGAAATCCTCATAATTCCAACAGCGAAGAACGAGGTAGGTAATGCAAACATAACAACAGCTTACAAGGCCCGCCAGCAGCCAAACTTGCTGCATTTCGaaacttatactatataaaatAGTGTGTTATATTACATATGTACGTATTtctacatttattttacacgtacgtagggaaaaataaaaaaaaatacaatgtataagtacattttttaataacatcacCAAAAAATTGTGctctaatttaaatatataataaagaacaggaatgtataaaattttggACCCTCTCAATAGTTAAGCTTATTCTCATTTACACCTTAtcctataaaaattaaaaacatagtAAACGGAGTATATTTATACAAGTATAAATACAACATTATAAAATGcacctttaaaaaatatcaacaataatatattataataatcactgGATTATTGAAACATTTGCAACAGTATCataactcaaaaaaaaaacatattttgctTCACTCAATTACTTCTTGCTAGCAAGCATTCCCTTGATAAGAGTTTCAAGTTTTCTGGTGTCCGCAGCAAATTTCCTGATGCCGTCAGAAAGCTTGTCAGTAGCCATCTGATCTTCATTGAGGTGCCAACGGAATTGCGCCTCGGACAGGGAAATCTTCTCCAAATCACTTTGTGCGGCTACTTTTGCGTCCAGTACCTAAAttagacaaaaataaaataattataattagaattacggttcaaacatttttaaattaaaatttattaaataccaatatttaaacaatttggatacttataatattgttttcattcaTTCTTCATTCTtctaaagttttttaaatataagtttgTTCATTCGATTGATTTTTCttgaataattatgaatttattatgcTCATAACTATTGATCAGTCAGAAAAAGCGCGTCTCAAACAAGCCCAacattgaattaataatagtttgtaataaatatttcaatcatTTTACTCTTTTCAATTACTTATGTATActtaaaatcattattaaaaatttccaattatttctttattgaaTTTGTCACTATAGAAAAGCAAATATAGGTGTTAATTTCGCCATTGCGACatgtaattttgaataaatattccaattattatgctcattatgttattagaaaatatataatacctTTTTGATGGGCTGTTCACTGTTAGCCAATTCCTGCAAGAGTTTAGGGCTGATGGTCAAAAGATCACAGCCGGCCAACTCGCGTATTTCACCCGTGTTACGGAAAGACGCGCCCATCACTTGAGTCTTGTATCCAAACTTCTTGTAATAATTGAACACGCGAGTAACTGACAGTACACCGGGATCTTCTGTCGCCTGATACGTCTTCTTTGTGTTTTCCACATACCTAGAAAATATGGAAATTACGTTACTTATGTTTGTGTTCACATAGCATAATTTTCTTGAATTTCGTTATGTATAAACTTGATCCTTACTtctattttctagtgtttgatttaacgcgagtattatacattaagaaattaaagactttgtCCTTCATCCTTACTACTAACTAATGTTCTTTGGAGcgaattattttcaaaataacaaattttaattgtataagtGCCCTTTCTCTTATGCTTTAGCTGAATTACGATATATCCACACAAACGATAGACCGCTAAATCTACGTGCAAAGAAACATGCAACCTCGCGCGTGTCCGCCAGTGCCGTGCGTGATTTTGAAGGAGTAGCGACTAACATTGAATGATACGAATGAAAGAAATCAGAGCCGCCTTGAATCCTAAAACACAACTACAGCGAGACTACGCACTATGACGCAGGCCTGAACGCTTAGATGTTTCGACACGCAACATGCAGCGAGACGCGTGCCAatcgtattaaaatatctatcataattatctttatattcataaaacttACCAATCCAGAATTCTTCCCACAAATGGAGAAATAAGTGTAACATTAGCTTCAGCACAAGCAATAGCTTGGTAGATAGAGAACAGCAGTGTCAGATTGCAGTGAATTCCGTGTTTCTTTTCCAACTCCCTAGAAAGAtttaacagatttttttttataatctctcaaatatattaataaaacaaacattactATGTAGACACAGATAAAATTGAAAGTATACTTAGGATaacaaataaaagaataaatacatactttgCAGCTTGAATTCCCTCCCAAGTTGATGCTAACTTGATAAGAATTCTTTCCTTCTTAATGCCATGTTCCGCAAACATTGCAATCAACTTAATAGCTTTAGCCATACTAGCATCCTTATCAAAAGATAATCTGAaatcataaacaaaaatataatatttagtagcAAATGAAATACtgaaatttttaacaaacataccCTCTGAAAATCTTTTTGAGAGCATAAAATAACTAAGTATTACAATAactgttttttattatgttttgatGGATAAGATagattttatgataataaagcAAAGCTAACATTCTGATTTAAAGATTTTACtgataaagataataattattatgttctaATAATACTGATGAGTTTAGTGATAACTATACAaaactttgtttttaatttcccaaaacatatttttagtataaaaaataagtcataataatataatggaaaAGTTATGAATTCGACAATGTATACAGTGGTGGTCACATAATTAAAGACACCCCCTAATtgaacataaaaaatttacattaggAAGTGCAATTATCTGAAAAAGGTATTTAATCtcgtataatttttataaaaccatacaagacaatattatgttctttaaaatgagagacaaaaaatagttatattcCTTGTTAGTTTCGACACTTGCTCTCTGTGGAAATGTAACACAAACTTTGTTTACGTACGTGTAGCTGGCCACTTAATTAAAGACAACAAGAAatgagttataattttttataaataaaaagaaacaacaGTGTGCTTTTCTTCGTTTTGCCgcataatttcataaatcgtTGATACTCCATAATTTTTTTgagtatttttaactttttaaatttaaattcatacgtttaattgtaataatatcaattattatggTTAAAAACAAGAGTTGCGACTCGTCCAcaagaaaaaattattttttacttccatgataattaaaatgttccaAGGATATGGTCATGAATGATATAAAACAGAAAAGCAAAACCAAGTGAAACTACTCGGccgaaatattaaaaatggtGTTGTTGGCTAAAAAAGATCCATTTAAAGGGTCGGAACTGATACAGTTCAGAGTTGTATGGTGCAACAGGCTTGAAGGGGGTATCTGCAAGGACAATTAGACGGAGACTGGGTGAGGAAAACTGGAACTGAAGAGTATCTCGGAAAGTACCACttttgaaaaaacaaaatgtgaaGGCAAGATTTGACTTTGCAACAAAATACGAACACTGGACTGAACGAGAATTGAAACATGTGCTGTTTTTGAATGAAACTAagattaatatgattaattctgtcagaaaacaatatttaagacGCCATCTCAATAAGGAAATGGATCCAAGATACACTATTGAGTAGTCATACATGGGGGTGGAAATATCAATGTGTGGCGCTGTTTTTCTGGACTTGGTGTTGGACCTGTCAAAAAGACAGAAGGCAACATGGATAAATTCCAGTACAAGTATATTTTAGAACAATCCATGCTGCCCTATGCGGAGGAAAATTTACCTTTTGTTTGAACTTTTCAACACGATAATGATCCTAAGCACACAGCAAAAGTAGTGAAGTGCTTGTAAAGGAACCAATCTGTAACTGTTTTGGATTGGCTCCCCTACAGTCCGGATTTAAATCCGATCGAAAACTTATGGAATCAAGAAAGAAAGAAGTCGCGGCAAAGCGGTCATCGAACGTCGACTAACTTTGCAAAGCATTTTCGAAGAATGGAACCAAATTAGTGATGCAACTTGTACAAAATTTTGTTGCTTCAATGCCCAAGAGATGTAAACCGTCATTACTGCCAAAGGACATGCAaccaaatattgaaaagtgtaaaaatatattgtatatacgTCAGGCATTTTGTGTTGGAAAataatctcattaaaataatattttttttatatttctcatAAGCGAGTCTAATGTCTTTAATTATATGGCCAGACCTTTGCTAGGTTAAAACTGCTAGTAGTAAGGATGAACcgattaaaatctaaaaaaccGACGAGTTTTGTAGATAAAATTTAGTTAAGCATTAAGACAACACATacctgaatattttaaaattatttaacaagttCCAATGgtagtgtaaaaaaaaaatgttgagaGAAGTGTCTTGGGTAGTATAAAATGCTCTTAGTGTCTTTAATTATGTGACCACCACTGTATATTTACCTAGCGTCAACTTCAACAGAAACCCTTCCAGGAATAATCTTAAGTATTTCACATCCAAATAGCACACTGAGCATATCCAATGTCTCTACCAATTGTTCTTCAATTGATCTGAAATAAACAGTAGACGAGATTTAcgcattataaaataatagaaagtGACCACTTGATTCAACTATTTTTTGCaagattttcaaatttattattaggaTAAATAATTCCAACAATCTGATAGTTGTAGAAATACATTTAAGAGTTCCTATGCGTAACAAAGACAACTTtctaaaactataaataaaatgcatcGAGTAAGGTCTAGGTTATTCATATTACGGATATTcagcaattataataaacaagttAATTGCTATTAAATCACAAATAGACAAATCTGTTCAAGGTTAACAATATAATGctttgtgaatattttatcttcaaaCAAAGATTTTAATGAACTCAAAGTACATACtacagaaataattataatagtagtgtgaatatttttcatggtATGAATCATTAGATCTCTGTATCATGGATGTTTCCTTAATGGTTATAATTGTTaaggaaatataataaatcactCCCATAATTCAATCTATCTACAGTAacattaaatgtaataaattaacctTCAATAAACCTTCATCTATGCAA
This window of the Colias croceus chromosome 5, ilColCroc2.1 genome carries:
- the LOC123692061 gene encoding probable transaldolase, which translates into the protein MSGEPQAKRTKMSALEQLKQYSTVVADTGDFEAMKAYKPTDATTNPSLILSAAGMEQYQHLLDKAIKYGKDCGGSIEEQLVETLDMLSVLFGCEILKIIPGRVSVEVDARLSFDKDASMAKAIKLIAMFAEHGIKKERILIKLASTWEGIQAAKELEKKHGIHCNLTLLFSIYQAIACAEANVTLISPFVGRILDWYVENTKKTYQATEDPGVLSVTRVFNYYKKFGYKTQVMGASFRNTGEIRELAGCDLLTISPKLLQELANSEQPIKKVLDAKVAAQSDLEKISLSEAQFRWHLNEDQMATDKLSDGIRKFAADTRKLETLIKGMLASKK